The following nucleotide sequence is from Branchiostoma lanceolatum isolate klBraLanc5 chromosome 18, klBraLanc5.hap2, whole genome shotgun sequence.
CATATGTCCCGAAGGTTGGGTTATGCATCATACATAAAATTTGCAACTTTTGGCACAGGTATTCTTTAAACAGCTTTCTTGTTTGGGCTACTTTATGTCTTCGCTTTACATGCCCTATTATATTCTATGTGACGTGTGCGCACTAGTCAATATGTTATATATGCAACTTCAACATTTGCTGACAAACACCACATCTTTTACGAGAGATTCTAATCTTTAAAACACACATGTGTCTTGATAGTCAAAttgctgacctacatgtatggacGTCTAAAGGGTATGGATACAATGGTTGACAACACTGACAGCTTTATCTGTTGTAGTCTATGAGAACATTACCTGAAACCATGCGCCCGAAACACTATTGTAAACGTGCAAAAACCTGGGGCAGTTTGTCTGGCGCAGAGAAAGACGTCTAAGTTGTCGTCTAACCAAAAAAGCTTATTTTCTCAGGCTAGAAGGCAGCGGACACTATACACACCCCTTTTCTGATGTGGATCCTACCGCAAACCTCCGCAACCTTTAGTCTTTTGACCGACAACTGTTCACACGCCTTGGTCCACTTTGGGAGTACTCTCTGATAAGGACGGTAAGAATACAATTTTTCTCATGTACAGAGCTATTCGAGCATTCATTTCCTTTTGGGCAGGCTGAGGGGCATCCACATATTGGGGCTAAAGTTACTCAAGGTATATGCAGGTGAATGCAGGTAAATTTGACTGGTGTAAATGCAATACCGCGCCCTATTCGTTCGGATTCTGTCGGATCATAGGGTCCGGATCGCCGTGTTCCATGTCagtattcgtcaggatccgaggccatttcgtgaaCTGCATATTCCCTCAAAGACCCAATTTTAAAAGCAATGGATATAGATAGCTTACACAACGGATTTAGGAGAACTAGTGTTACCTATATCGTACGTATTTTGGTGTTTGTTTTGAGTGTCGACAAATAGAATTGCCGTTTGTTAATGCTTACTTGTCTGGCCCTTGAGTATCGATGGTTGGAAAATAGCATTTTGAATGTTCTTTTTTTACATATACACACCTAAATGCACTGTTTGGTTAGGCAAATCAACCTAATATCTATTGGGACCATATAGCATTTTAGTGGGATCGAACAGAGGAAAAAAAGATCAAAATTCAATTCATAAGCCGGTTGTTCGGAAATTCTATGCAGAACACACAAACCAGGTCtcatacatgtaattaacaTATTCTCAATGCGTCGTTGATATTCTAGTTCTGTATTGAGAGCAATGAGCGGCCAGGTTGCCTTGCTGGTTTCCCCAGCTCGAGCCCTAGTAGACGTTCCAGTGGACATCAGAGTAGCGGGTCTGTCTCCCAGACAACCTGTCACCTTCCTGGCACGACTGGTGGAGGGGACTGACCGCTTCCAGTCATATGCACACTACAGAGCCGACGACAGCGGCAGGGTTGCCGTAGGTCAGCAGCCTTCTCTAGGGGGACCGTACACTGGTGAGAAGGCCCAGGTTCCTATATCAGGGGTGTCTAAGTATTCATACGAGTTGTACGGAATGCGTaagaattttacggaattcatacgacccttactaatttgttgggCCAGCGCCTGGGTCATGTGACATGAGCTGaatattcaagatggcggcctcgGGACTTCTGTTTCTTTTTACGATATGTTGGCTTTAAAGAACTTTAGGGCTTATCCAGTTCTGTTAAACACCAACAACCTCAGCCGGCATTTCTATTGGCTTATAAGGTGACATATCGGTACAATTTAGACCAACTGGCAGAGCGAAGACTGAGAATTGGTGTTAGCCATGCGCTGGTCCAACCAATGAGTGATGATCATATGAATTCCGCAAAATTCGCCTAATCACGAATTCCATAAAATTCATATGGATATTCCGCAAAATTCCTATGAATATTCCATAAAATTAgaatgtattccgtaaaacagGTATTCATAATTAGGCACCCTGGATGTGCATATGTCAGCTGTGAGGGTAGAGATTATCATATGACTCTACCTGTAGGGATCTCGATCTTTGTCTCTGATGGCAACCACGATGTTAGCAGAGTAAAGAGGTGGTCATCCATTTTATAagtcctgagtttcaagtcaatccattgatctaaaaGGACATGCactgaagttgaaaagtttggTCTTTCAGTATGCGAATATTCATTTGAGCTGCACAGAAAGGCCACCGATTCCGATTGGGATCTCCACCGGTAGAATAGAGTTTGTCATCTGATCTGTATGATCAAACATGCTAGAGGATGCCCTTTTACCTGAACAATAAAACAGACTATATattctaaggccacagcaagtacatcttatacccccattccacttggacggcgctctcgcagcgctctcacggcgacgtaAAATTGCccaggtcgccgtgagagcgccgaactcctggaaaacgtgctcacgtggaatctctacggcaacccttgcgcgctctcagcttGACCAAagtgtcaaatgtcagcaactttttatgagtgaccaaagatttcagagatcactcaacgaattccagagataaagaacgaatttttgttacgttttgtgtgctttgttgtcttctcagtcatacctttatctCTTGCATCATATTGAATGATACAATCAAGGAAAAgtagattcaattttggtcgctgcacggtcgctcagtgtgtgtcttaagtaatatatgtatgtttaacttgttttttctgtgttgtctggcatgtaaactgtttgcaatgaATATATTTTATAATTCTACGTtttaatagaaacgtaaatcacagaattttgaaacacattttgaacaactgacaataaaacttggagggaatttaatttgaatgtaaGCAAggacttgtagttattcgtcaatttgtattaccaacgagcaaaactatgattttaccacaaaattcccagaaattcgagatacaccacttcaagaatgaaatttgttttaacTACAGTCATAAGACCATTCGATCCTTTTGGAGcactcgctgcgatccttgagcgctcgctgcggtcctttgatcccaccttgggcgctctcacggcgctcaccgcgctctcacggcgctctcacggcgctcaccgcgccaTAAATCTTGCAACAACAATCAAAGCGATTAAACTTGATTTTACAActaacaaaaatgtatttctgtattctgtaaTAAGTAAATGAAACTGGTCTCAACGTTAACGTCATTAAACAGGAGATGAGCATTTCTATTACAAAATAGGGTAATGACAACAAGCCACATCTACATTCTTGTCAGTATCCGCAAGCCGGTAGCTTTGTTCAATACATTCAATACTGCCAATTACCCGTGAAGATGTGTATCTACCAAAGGAAAGAAAGACAGTTCActgtaaaagtaaaaaaaaaaaataagaagagAAAACGTAGAAATTGACAATGGCGTTCATCTTGCCGAAAGAGAAAATAATGTTATTCAAAACATATAGGGATTTTTGGCTAAGGGCCCCCAGGCGAGAAGCTTTCACGCTTCAACATTTGAAGTAGGGTGTAGAAGAAAGGTACACAAATCTAATAGTTGAGTTCAGGGTAAAATCTAcaaattttttgaaaatgaacTAAAACTTTTATATAAAGCTCAGCGGAAGTCATGTTAATTGCAGTCGACGCACATTAGTGGAATGTTATGATATCCAAGCACAGATTTACgtcgaacgaacgaacaaattTCATAATTGAACCCACATTGTCGAAAACGGCATTCCAAGTATTGTTTCGTACCATCGTTGCCGAGCCTCTGTTGACTACGGGTGTCTGggataaatactgtgttctgcgatcTTGAATACATGCCTCTCGTTTGTAACCTATCAATATGGTGGACGCCACAGAACGTCACAAACACATAACTGCCAACACCCAATCCTTTTACAGGTGTTGAACAGATGGGGCTGTTCTGGAGCATGCAGCCCTCGCCGGGTCAGAGTCTTGGTCAACGTCTGGATACGGAAAACGTGACAACACCACACCTAGTTGACATCAGTGTACACGAAGGACATGTTGATGTGATGGAAGAAGATACTCTTCCACGTCTTGCCCACACGTGTGTCGAGTGGTGGTACATGGCGGATGGAGTGAAGAGGATGCCTGTGAAGGAGGGACGCATCCGAGGGACGCTGTTTCTGCCACCCGGTTAGTGAACAcccgtaatttgcataattaatggaggATTTTAAAAACCCTGAATTCCATGATACGACTATTTTAACATATGTAACAATAGAGGgttattgatagataaaagttacaaaaatgaagacaatttgcatagttaatgagaaaatgctgtaACTCCATATTGGTAAATAGCTAGAATTTcctacttgtggcatttggaagttatgtgaagttaaacatggttgaatatagattatgcaaatcagggcctgatttacatgatctattggaaaatgctagaatagccttctttgtgaAGATAACACTGTCATACTTAATACAACATCTTCTTTCgtgtggagaagatgatcaactgagaTACCTTATGCAAATGACGAATTTATTTGCACGATAAATGAAATACACTCATGGTACTTAGGTCGAAAAGGTTCtaatcatttggtgaaggtatgaggtcgtgaaactctagtAAAACCCTGCCATCAAGTGAGACGTACTATTTCATTGTATAATttatcgagtaatgatgttagacTAGTACACTAGCACAGTTCGTAGTTGTAATTATTCCATGCTATttgcatacattgtacttgataCAATTGTTATGCAATACACTTTAAGTTGCCACACCAGCGTGCACATCATAATTTGCTCTTTTGCAGGTCCGGGGAAGTTCCCAGGAGTTCTTGACATGTATGGAGTCCTCGGAGGTTTGACGGAGAGACGGGCTGCCTTGCTGGCGTCCCGCGGCTTCGCAGCCTTGGCACTGGCTTACTTCAATTACGATGACCTTCCAAAAGATGTGACAGACATTGATCTGGATTACTTCGAGGTAATGGAAAATATACACCAGTTTTGTCGTCAAGGCATGCTTTGGAGATTTCTTAAGAGCTTAATGTAATGTTTTTAACTCATCGTCATGTTATTTTGTAATTATTGGTAAATTAATTATCCGAACCAGTGTTGTACTCCTCACGGCAATGTGTAAGCGAGTGAGGTCACTAACGATCACTTCTGAACATATACACAATGATTACTGCTGACGATCTCTTGCTGATCATGTAGAGTAAAATACGCAGGACCGGTACGCTGAGGTACACCAATGACCTAATGGAGCATTTGCCGTTACGTCATAGGGAGCCTAGCATGGATATTATCGCAGATATGTTTAAATCTTAGCTCGCTCAAGCGTTTTCTGACATCTAGCGACATTTTGGCCTTCTCAAATAACTCCATTAAGTGTGCATAGCTCACAGAAGAAAATAGTAACATTCATAACGATTATGTATAAAGATAAAACATACCAGAAAGCTGTGCACGCTTGAGATATGACCGTTGAAAATGCAAAtgaaggacaccaacatggctgtAGGCGACCTGACTGACAAACGTCCGTCTTCAAAAATTCTTTCATTGACGCGTAGGAGGCTACAGACTGGCTGCTGAGGCAGCCATCCGTCCTCGGTCCCGGGGTGGGAGCTCTGGGCATCTCTAAGGGAGGAGAAATCGCCTTAGCCATGGCTGTACACTTGGACAAGGTgcgtcagatacatgtactgtattaccATTCTTGATCTTAAAAACTGTGACTTGTCGAATGACTTAGTTaaaacgtttatgaaggttagacttgGGATGGACACAAATTTTACTTGATTAAAAATCCAGTagatttgtttaaaaacaaagcaTCTATTGCAATGTAACATATTGTTAGAGGTGTAAATATCTGACTTTGGTCTCAGCCATTTTGGCGCTTTATTATCAGATAGGTATAGCCATAACTAGAAATCTACTGAATATTTCGAACTGTACTTGCGTGGAAAGTTGTAaaacttgttgtttttcatCAAATCTTAATAATAGGTCCAATACCTTACCATGCTGCAGGACCGACATGTCCTTTTGTCGAAATAGTGATAGCATATTTTCACTTGTAGAGGCGTTTAGAGCCTCCTGCACTTCCTACGGGGACGTGTTAACGTATTTCTAGGCAAAGACGTAACGCATTCAGCAGAATGACCTGCAAAATAACCCACAGATAGATTTTCTGGCATAGTCACTGATTGCAAGGTATTATTCCAACAGGTTGCTGCAGTGATATCGATAAGTTCCCCAACTGTGATCGCCACCGCGCCTCTCCCGTACAAGGATAGTCTTCTTCCTGCTGCACAGTAAGAACCCGTTTTGCTGGCAATATCTTTGTGAAGCTGATGAGCTGGTCTTAAGTAGTAGACAAATCTATTTGGCATCGTGGGACATGATGGTTTGCATGTCCAGAGTCAATAGGTCAAACCGCTGACGGGCCCCGATAGTGCACCGTGGATATTGTgacttgggaaatgcactttaggCCATCCGGTTAGAGATCACACGGTTCTTTTATATTGTTATTTCATATAAAGCCATGTtatatatggatggcatccgcgcgcgcatcaatgtTTGCATCACGTTAACgaatatttcacattttcgaacttaggccatgttgatttgattatatggatggcatcctctagGGACCCCAAACTGATGCTATTGTGAGAAAAACAAGcgcacagagtatggtatacaaaacaaaagattcttcatttttgttctttcacatattctttgattttggaattgtCTTTGGAATTCTACGACATTATTACACGTTTTCCGATATTTTGTTGTAATTAACTACATGTTTTCTAATCTTGCACTTAACTACATATGTCaactcattttgcagctgccttGTACGATTTATAGTATGGTCAAAACCTTCTTTAcattggaaacggacgaaatcTGTCCTTACCTAGATTTCCTCAGAAGACTTGCCCCAGAATACAAATacgtacctagcttcggttagaaCGGTCCATTGGATACTACAAGGGCTAGGGGCACGCTTAAGATCCTAAGACACtcattgagaagagtagggcttctcaccggaGTACGCTAGTCGCATCCTATTCACTCTCAGACTGGCTAACTGTAAGCTAGACCTTCATAATAGCCAATGTCTGGTTGGGTAGTCTTGTCTGTCGAACCAATAGATGGAACTGAAAATGACAATTTGGCATCAAGAAAAAGTAAACTGAACGTTTTTAAATATATGGTATTAACAATAATATTTACAAAACACTTTGACTGGTTGGAAGAGAAGGGGAAAGAAAAGCGTTCGTCAAGATGCATGGTGATATTTTAAAAACAAGTTTGGGTCACCGTACTTTCACAAAATGGTGATGGAAAAAATTACGTGGACGAAGGAAAACATCGGAATCGGCAAATACTGTTTCGAGGATTTGACTCTTGAACCTGGTTGTCTGGCGTGGATACAGGTTAGATATTTGGCAGTCTTTTCTACCTCTGAATACCCAAACCCTTTCCCCATTTGTCCATATTGTACCTATCATGTTAGGACTAGGCTGGGCGCGTCAGCGAGATTTAGATGTAGATGAAAAACTGAATGAAGCAGACGCGTCAAGATGGTTGAAAATTTTCGATATATTCAACATGATGAGAAATCCCTCTGGCATTACTTATTTTTATAGAGACACATCATGTTGGAATAACTTAAACATTGATGTACGTTTACGTACTAATCAGATGACCTTGACCTTAGTCTAAAGTCCGTCCTAAGACAAATATTTAAAAGAGTTTTATGTGCAAGTTCTTGCCAGAGTtcttgcaacatgaaacagtatATAGGCAAAAATTTACAGACAGTTCAAAATAATATTGGTGACTGGAATAGTGGAATAAGCCATGATTCTAATAAGAAATGCGACgaaatacaatctaagctttttgcGTTGGACGTCTTTTTTGGACGCATGCAAGACGAACTGCCCTATTTTTTCTGCAAGGAGTAGGTTTTGGGAAGTTAACAGGGTGGTAGTTTTTATTGTGAGTTTTGTGGCTTCTTTGaatagctcttttctttcctgatcattaGCAGGGAAGTTGGGGATAGAATGTAGTACAATAATTACGTAGTTATACATTCTTTTCCTC
It contains:
- the LOC136424025 gene encoding bile acid-CoA:amino acid N-acyltransferase-like: MSGQVALLVSPARALVDVPVDIRVAGLSPRQPVTFLARLVEGTDRFQSYAHYRADDSGRVAVGQQPSLGGPYTGVEQMGLFWSMQPSPGQSLGQRLDTENVTTPHLVDISVHEGHVDVMEEDTLPRLAHTCVEWWYMADGVKRMPVKEGRIRGTLFLPPGPGKFPGVLDMYGVLGGLTERRAALLASRGFAALALAYFNYDDLPKDVTDIDLDYFEEATDWLLRQPSVLGPGVGALGISKGGEIALAMAVHLDKVAAVISISSPTVIATAPLPYKDSLLPAAQ